The proteins below are encoded in one region of Myxocyprinus asiaticus isolate MX2 ecotype Aquarium Trade chromosome 13, UBuf_Myxa_2, whole genome shotgun sequence:
- the LOC127450520 gene encoding RUN domain-containing protein 3A-like isoform X1 has translation MKSLCLKTAMAMGLTSKKSSSRNIAVERKNLITVCRFSVKTLLEKYTAEPIDDSSEEFINFAAILEHILSHRFKGPGGWFSSDGQRSFWDYIRLACSKVHNNCISSIESIENISTSRAKGRAWIRVALMEKRLSEYVATALRDTRITRRFYDDGAIMLREEATVLTGMLIGLSAIDFSFCLKGEVLDGKTPAVIDYTPYLKFTQSYDYLSDEEDCRSVDSSASDESVAEHPYIPLVTDEETWSNKCRKMEQRFKIVYAQKGYLEELVRLRESQLKNVETENKRLDAKLEELRIQSQQEKQELEAIILELQAQLTAIIPSHLVKGLSIPLINQWTTAQAANNQGNVKVFRRRSFHSFDLSADVSLNSDSHKEDSNQNGGTAWSPAKDNTPSMLGLCGSLASLPSCKSLASLKSSEYLVNISTEPSPALSPS, from the exons ATGAAGTCACTCTGTCTCAAGACCGCAATGGCTATGGGTCTAACGTCGAAAAAATCGTCTTCTAGAAACATCGCCGTGGAGCGCAAGAATCTCATCACCGTTTGCAG GTTCTCTGTGAAGACTTTATTGGAAAAGTACACTGCGGAGCCCATTGATGACTCGTCAGAGGAGTTTATTAACTTTGCTGCAATTTTGGAGCACATCCTCAGTCACCGCTTTAAAG GTCCAGGTGGTTGGTTTAGTTCAGATGGCCAAAGGAGTTTCTGGGATTATATCCGTCTGGCTTGCAGTAAAGTCCACAACAACTGCATCAGTAGCATTGAGAGCATAGAGAACATTAGTACATCACGAGCAAAG GGACGAGCCTGGATTCGTGTGGCTTTGATGGAGAAGCGTCTGTCTGAATATGTAGCCACAGCATTAAGAGACACTCGAATCACCAG GAGATTTTATGATGATGGCGCTATTATGCTAAGGGAGGAAGCTACCGTTCTGACTGGGATGCTAATTGGACTCAGTGCTATTGACTTCAG TTTTTGTCTGAAAGGAGAGGTTTTGGATGGAAAGACTCCTGCAGTGATCGACTACACACCTTACCTGAAGTTCACACAGAG CTACGACTACCTGAGTGATGAGGAGGACTGCCGCAGTGTGGATAGCAGTGCCAGTGATGAGAGTGTAGCTGAACATCCTTACATTCCTCTGGTCACAGACGAAGAGACCTGGAGCAACAAGTGCCGAAAGATGGAGCAAAGGTTCAAGATCGTCTATGCACAAAAG GGTTATTTAGAGGAATTGGTGCGCTTGAGGGAGTCCCAGCTGAAAAATGTAGAAACTGAGAACAAGAGGCTAGATGCTAAACTAGAAGAACTGCGGATTCAGAGCCAGCAAGAGAAGCAGGAACTGGAGGCCATTATACTGGAGCTACAAGcacaact CACTGCCATAATTCCCTCTCATTTGGTAAAAGGCCTGTCTATTCCACTCATCAACCAATGGACAACTGCACAAGCTGCCAATAACCAAGGAAATGTAAAGGTGTTCCGTCG GAGAAGTTTTCACAGTTTCGACCTCTCGGCTGATGTGAGTTTGAACTCTGACTCTCATAAGGAAGACAGCAATCAGAATGGAGGCACAGCGTGGTCACCAG CTAAGGACAACACTCCATCTATGCTGGGTCTATGTGGTTCTTTGGCTTCTCTACCCAGCTGTAAGTCTCTAGCAAGTCTCAAATCCAGTGAGTATTTGGTCAACATCAGCACTGAGCCAAGTCCTGCCCTCTCCCCCAGCTAG
- the LOC127450520 gene encoding RUN domain-containing protein 3A-like isoform X2 gives MQIFNRSSKQKVGNMIYCITGFSVKTLLEKYTAEPIDDSSEEFINFAAILEHILSHRFKGPGGWFSSDGQRSFWDYIRLACSKVHNNCISSIESIENISTSRAKGRAWIRVALMEKRLSEYVATALRDTRITRRFYDDGAIMLREEATVLTGMLIGLSAIDFSFCLKGEVLDGKTPAVIDYTPYLKFTQSYDYLSDEEDCRSVDSSASDESVAEHPYIPLVTDEETWSNKCRKMEQRFKIVYAQKGYLEELVRLRESQLKNVETENKRLDAKLEELRIQSQQEKQELEAIILELQAQLTAIIPSHLVKGLSIPLINQWTTAQAANNQGNVKVFRRRSFHSFDLSADVSLNSDSHKEDSNQNGGTAWSPAKDNTPSMLGLCGSLASLPSCKSLASLKSSEYLVNISTEPSPALSPS, from the exons ATGCAGATATTTAACAGATCATCAAAGCAGAAGGTTGGGAATATGATCTACTGCATTACAGG GTTCTCTGTGAAGACTTTATTGGAAAAGTACACTGCGGAGCCCATTGATGACTCGTCAGAGGAGTTTATTAACTTTGCTGCAATTTTGGAGCACATCCTCAGTCACCGCTTTAAAG GTCCAGGTGGTTGGTTTAGTTCAGATGGCCAAAGGAGTTTCTGGGATTATATCCGTCTGGCTTGCAGTAAAGTCCACAACAACTGCATCAGTAGCATTGAGAGCATAGAGAACATTAGTACATCACGAGCAAAG GGACGAGCCTGGATTCGTGTGGCTTTGATGGAGAAGCGTCTGTCTGAATATGTAGCCACAGCATTAAGAGACACTCGAATCACCAG GAGATTTTATGATGATGGCGCTATTATGCTAAGGGAGGAAGCTACCGTTCTGACTGGGATGCTAATTGGACTCAGTGCTATTGACTTCAG TTTTTGTCTGAAAGGAGAGGTTTTGGATGGAAAGACTCCTGCAGTGATCGACTACACACCTTACCTGAAGTTCACACAGAG CTACGACTACCTGAGTGATGAGGAGGACTGCCGCAGTGTGGATAGCAGTGCCAGTGATGAGAGTGTAGCTGAACATCCTTACATTCCTCTGGTCACAGACGAAGAGACCTGGAGCAACAAGTGCCGAAAGATGGAGCAAAGGTTCAAGATCGTCTATGCACAAAAG GGTTATTTAGAGGAATTGGTGCGCTTGAGGGAGTCCCAGCTGAAAAATGTAGAAACTGAGAACAAGAGGCTAGATGCTAAACTAGAAGAACTGCGGATTCAGAGCCAGCAAGAGAAGCAGGAACTGGAGGCCATTATACTGGAGCTACAAGcacaact CACTGCCATAATTCCCTCTCATTTGGTAAAAGGCCTGTCTATTCCACTCATCAACCAATGGACAACTGCACAAGCTGCCAATAACCAAGGAAATGTAAAGGTGTTCCGTCG GAGAAGTTTTCACAGTTTCGACCTCTCGGCTGATGTGAGTTTGAACTCTGACTCTCATAAGGAAGACAGCAATCAGAATGGAGGCACAGCGTGGTCACCAG CTAAGGACAACACTCCATCTATGCTGGGTCTATGTGGTTCTTTGGCTTCTCTACCCAGCTGTAAGTCTCTAGCAAGTCTCAAATCCAGTGAGTATTTGGTCAACATCAGCACTGAGCCAAGTCCTGCCCTCTCCCCCAGCTAG
- the zwi gene encoding zwilling, which produces MGNTSFTEGKTALSLGGSSIARGKTSITMGKSSITRGVTTTSMGDSTITRGKTTISLGTASFSRGKTTTSFRKALMPKHRTK; this is translated from the coding sequence ATGGGGAACACCAGTTTTACAGAAGGGAAGACTGCCCTGTCGTTGGGTGGTTCTTCAATAGCTCGGGGCAAGACTTCCATCACCATGGGCAAGTCCTCCATCACCCGTGGGGTTACCACCACCTCTATGGGTGATTCCACCATCACCAGAGGCAAGACCACCATCTCTCTGGGCACAGCCAGCTTCAGCCGAGGCAAAACTACAACCTCGTTCCGCAAGGCCCTCATGCCCAAGCACCGGACCAAGTAG